The Nitrospirota bacterium genome includes the window ATGAATCTTTCCATTTAGCCTCATCCCGGATATCCTCGATGTAATCGCGCATATGCTCAACAATTTCTTCCTGAAGCTGGTCCGGAACAGATTCAAGCATCTTCATCATAGTTGTGGCCGCTGCTGTATCCATAGTTTATTCTCCTTTCTACCTTGCCCCGCTTTGTTTATATTGATTTATAAAAGCAGAAACGAACTCAGCGATCTTGTCTTGCTGACGGCGTGGGAGGCGAGAGGCATCCTCGAAGATTCTTCTAAGTTTCCCGTCCGGCCCGCCTTTCTTCTTTACCGCAACAGTAACGCCGTTTTCGGAGAGCAAGGCTTCTATTGTCACACCTAAAGCATCGGCAAGCTGGTGCAGTGCTTCTGAACGAGGCGGCTTTCCCGTCTGCTCCCAAAAAGCAATTGTTTGTTGAGGGACGCCGATCCTTTGGGACAGTTCTTCCTGGCTGAATCCCGCATTGATCCTGAGCGCCATAAGATGCGCCCCCCGTTTATGCCGGGGCTTTGTAAGCTTCCTTCCCATGGGGGAATTATAACCGGCGTTTTCCATCCAATCTTTCATCATTAAAAAACCCCTTGCTAAATTACCAACTGATTAGTAATATAATAACACATCAATGGGTATGCTGTCATTTACAGAAACCACTTGAC containing:
- a CDS encoding helix-turn-helix transcriptional regulator, with translation MGRKLTKPRHKRGAHLMALRINAGFSQEELSQRIGVPQQTIAFWEQTGKPPRSEALHQLADALGVTIEALLSENGVTVAVKKKGGPDGKLRRIFEDASRLPRRQQDKIAEFVSAFINQYKQSGAR